GCCATCTCGATCTTGTCGCGCAGTCCATGGAAATCTCCCCCACGGGTCTCGGAGATGATGGGGTCTTCGAACCAGGTCACGCCGAGCCTGTGTAGCTCCTCTGCGATGGCGGGGGCGGTCTCCTGGTTGAACGCTCCGTGGCAGTCCACCTGCAGGGCGACCATGGGGCCGACGGCGGTGCGCATTGCCTGAACACGGGCAAGACTCTCTCCCCACGTAGCCTTGGCCTCGGCGACCGTCCCTTTACCTTTCACTCCGCCGAAGGGATCGCTCTTGATAATGGTGAAACCGCGCTCGACAGCCAGCTCGGCTGCCTTGCCGAAGTCAGCGGGGGTGCGTCCCCTGGTAGCGCGGAGATATCGGTTTATGTTCCCGTACAGGAGTTGCCTTTCCTTTGGCTGCCCTCCCAGCGCCTCGGTCATGGTGACACCGCGGTGCTGGGCCTGGAGGTCGACTATCGCGTTTCGGAGCACGCCAATGGGCGATGCTAGGTCGCTGCTGGCCCGCAGCTCGGCGTCCGTTAAGCCAAGGAGACCCTCAATATCGCGCTCGCTGGTTATGGGCCTGCCCCGCACCTTTTCCAGCGCCTCCACGACCAGCTTGTCGCGGTTGCCGGGTCCCCTCGCGTTTTGAAACTCCACAGCGGCGCTCGCCCCTTCGGAGTCTGTGATTTCCACGAACGACCAGCTTTTGATGTCGTTGAATTGCACCAGGGCGAACTCGGCGCGCTCAAGCCGTATCTCTGGGAGCATCGGCACCTCTCATATTCGCGAAATCAGCACCCGAGCTAATCTACCACATCCACTAGTGCCGAGTGGGATTGGGTGCTAAACTCACTGTAGGGAAGGGGGCCGCCAGAGATGGAAGGACTTGTAATGCACCGGACGCCGCCGGCTAAGCTGCCGACGATGGTGCTCGCCCTCGCGGGCTGGCCGGACGCCGCCGAGTCAGCGACAACGGTGGTGAAGTACCTCGTTCGCAAGCTTAAAGCGACCAAGTTCGCCGACATCGACCCCGATGAGTTCTATGAGTTCAGCCTCAACAGGCCCCAGACGAAGATCAATGCGAGAGGCGAGCGGGAAATCGTCTGGCAGGCGAACAATTTCTACTTCTACTCGCCTGAAGACGAGTCCCAGGGTCTCCTTCTCTACAGCGGCACCGAGCCAAACCTGAAGTGGAGATCGTACTGCAAGCTGGTCCTCGATATGGCGGAATCGTGCGGGGTGCAGCGGGTTATTTCTCTCGGCGCGCTGCTGGACGCGGTGCCGCACACTCGTGAGGTGAGGATCACAGGCAGGGCCAACGAACCCTCCCTGGCCCGAAAGCTCGAGGACATGGGTGTGCGCGAGTCCGGCTACCAGGGACCGTGCGGAATCACTACCGCCCTGATGGATGCTGCCGGAACGCGGGGAATGGCCATGGGGAGCCTGTGCGCGCACAACCCCCATTACGTTACCTCTGCACCAAATCCCAAGGCCAGCTACGCGCTGCTGACGCGGCTGCTGGAGACAGTGACGATAGACGTGGACCCGGCGGATATGAGGGCTTCCGCAAGCACATACGAAGTGGATGTAAACAAGGCCATCAGCGCCAAGGCGGATGTGCATGATTACGTGCGCCGGCTTGAGCGCAGCTTCGACGTTCTCTATCCGCGCGAGGCGGACCTGCCGAACGCTTCCGTGGTAGTTGAAGAGATCGAAGAGTTTCTCAAGAAGAGGAACCCGCCGAACCCCGGTGGCTAAAGGTCAGGCCGCGGATGGGACAGAAGGCTCCGAGAGGAAGTAGTATGGGATGTGCCAGACGCCCAGTGTTCCCATATCCACGGTGACCCGCCGACCGCTCGCCTGCCGCACAACGCCCCTCGCTCCGTGACGCGGCCCTCCAACGATATTCCCGTGGTAGACAACCTCGCGACCCGGCGCAAGAGCCCGTACAGCGACTGCGCGGCCCCCTTCGGAATCCCTCGCCGGCATTCCCGGCATCGGTAGCTGTCCTTTCCTCGTGCTTGCCTGATTGCGATTCATTTAGGGCTTCCCTCAGACCAGTTGTACTGGACAAGTCTAGAACAATATAGAACAGACCGGCCGTACTGTCAAGATTCGGGTTGCCAAAGGCGCGCAAGGTGTTACAATCAAATCTGCCGACGGCCGGCATGTAGTTGCCGGCGCAATTATTCTCTGCAGGTATTCACATGCGGCTAGCTGGCAAAGTTGCTCTCATAACCGGCGGCGCCGGCGAGATGGGCCAGGCCAAGGCGAAGCTCTTTGCCGTGGAGGGAGCGGCTGTGGCAGTGGCGGATATCATTGAGGCGGCGGGGGAAGCGGTGGTCAGGGATATCCGGCAGGCGGGTGGCAAGGCCATGTTCGTCAAGCTGGACGTTTCATCTGAGACGGACTGGGCGGCCGCCGTGGCAAACGTGGAGAAGCGCTTCGGCAAGCTGGACGTGCTCGTGAACAACGCGGGGATATACCAGACAACGCAGGTGGAAAGCACCTCTGTTGAAGAGTGGGACCGGACAATGGCGGTCAATGCCCGGGGGGTGTTCCTCGGGGTAAAGCACGTCATACCGGCGATGCGCAGGGCCCGCGGCGGCTCCATAGTGAACATCTCGTCAACGACCGGCATCGTCGGGGGGACCAGAGGGAGCGCTTACGGCGCATCGAAAGGGGCCGTAAGGGCGTTCACCAAGTTCGCCGCAATACAGCTGGCCAAAGACGGCATACGCGTCAACTCTATCCACCCCGGACCCATCGACACGCCACTGATCGCCGTGAACATCGGCACGCCCGAAGGCCGGGCGGCGTCAGTTTCACGCGTCCCACTTGGCCGCATAGGGACGCCTGCAGATGTTGCCTATGGCGCCCTTTACCTCGCCTCCGACGAGTCATCGTTCGTCACCGGCTCCGAGCTGGTGATCGACGGCGGCCTGACGGCGCAGTAACCCAGAGGGCAGCCATCTCTCCTCCAGACCTCCTCGATCACCTCGACCTTGCGCGCCCGCTCGTCTCCCGCGGCCGTTTCGGCATCGTGGTCGATTAAGACGGAACGATATCCCGAATTGCGCCCCGGCCGGACCTCGCCGTAGTGTCGCCCCGCTCCGCGGCCGCGCTGCGCCAAATGGTAGGCAAGGCGGCGCTGGTCAGCGTGATGTCCGGGCGCGAGGTGGATGACCTGCGGAAACGGGCCGGAATAACGGGCGCGCTGTACGTGGGCAACCACGGCGTCGAGTACCTCGACGGTGCGCGACTGGAAGTCGTGCCCGGAGTCGGTGAGCACCACGACCTTATCGAACGCCTCCTCGCGCACAT
This is a stretch of genomic DNA from SAR202 cluster bacterium. It encodes these proteins:
- a CDS encoding glucose 1-dehydrogenase gives rise to the protein MRLAGKVALITGGAGEMGQAKAKLFAVEGAAVAVADIIEAAGEAVVRDIRQAGGKAMFVKLDVSSETDWAAAVANVEKRFGKLDVLVNNAGIYQTTQVESTSVEEWDRTMAVNARGVFLGVKHVIPAMRRARGGSIVNISSTTGIVGGTRGSAYGASKGAVRAFTKFAAIQLAKDGIRVNSIHPGPIDTPLIAVNIGTPEGRAASVSRVPLGRIGTPADVAYGALYLASDESSFVTGSELVIDGGLTAQ
- a CDS encoding PAC2 family protein, producing the protein MEGLVMHRTPPAKLPTMVLALAGWPDAAESATTVVKYLVRKLKATKFADIDPDEFYEFSLNRPQTKINARGEREIVWQANNFYFYSPEDESQGLLLYSGTEPNLKWRSYCKLVLDMAESCGVQRVISLGALLDAVPHTREVRITGRANEPSLARKLEDMGVRESGYQGPCGITTALMDAAGTRGMAMGSLCAHNPHYVTSAPNPKASYALLTRLLETVTIDVDPADMRASASTYEVDVNKAISAKADVHDYVRRLERSFDVLYPREADLPNASVVVEEIEEFLKKRNPPNPGG